CGAACACAAGAACCAGGCGACGCCTAGGCATCGAGGGCCTTGAGCCCCGCCAGATGCTCGCCTGCGACCCGCTGCTCGGCGACTTCAACGGCGACAACGCCGTCAACGCCGCGGACTATACCGTATGGCGAGACGCGCTCGCTTCCGAAGTCGCTCCCATGACCGGGGCCGATCACAGCGGCGACGGAGTGGTTGGCGTCGAAGACTACGAGATCTGGCGGTCGAACTTTGGAGCTACCGCGACTCCGATGGACCACCCTGGCCATGGTGACCCCGGGCACGGATCGCCTCACTCCCCAAGCCCGGCGCTCATGGCCTTGGTGCCAGACGATCAAGCCACGAACACCGTCGTCGCCAACGGTTTGTGGTCGAACCCCAACGTCTGGTCCAATCAGACGCTGCCGACCGACGGGGCTCGGATCGTTATTCCACACGACTACACCGTGACCGTCGACTCGGAGATCACCGAGGAGTTCAAGACCATCCGAATCGACGGCACGCTCAACTTCGCGACGGACCGCGACACCGAGCTACGCGTCGACACGCTCGTCAGCACGAGGACGGGTGAACTGCGGATCGGTGACGCGTGCAATCCCGTCGAGGCGGACCACACCGCGACGATTGTGTTCGCTGATGACGGCGCGATCGATCGGACCTGGGACCCGAATCTGCTGAGCCGCGGAGCGCTCTTGCATGGCAAGACCACGATCCACGGAGCGGAGAAGACGGCTTTCCTACCGCTCGCCGCAGGGGGAGTCGCTGCGGGGACGATGCAGATCACGCTCGCTTCGCCACCGACCGGCTGGCGAGTCGGCGACCAGATCACCATCGCAGGAGTCGATCCGAACGACCCGGCGAGTGACGAAGTGGTGACGATCGCCGGCATCGACGGCTCCACGATCACTCTCGGCACCGAATTGGTCCGCGACCACATCCCGCCGCGGGCCGACCTGGAGGTGCACGTCGCCAATCTCACGCGGAACGTTCAGTTCACGTCGGAGAACACCGACGTGCAGCGCCGCGGTCACGTGATGTTCATGCACACGAACGACGTCGATGCCCGCTACTTCAGCTTCCGGGGCCTTGGCAGAACGGACAAGAGCATCGAGCTACAAGACTGGCGGCTTGTGAGCGACTCGGAGGGGTCGATCGGCGACCTTGTCGAGGTGCAAGACCTGGGCGGGTTCAACGTGCGTGGCCGCTACTCCCTGCACTTCCATCGTGGCGGGCCGTCGGGAGCGCCCGCACTCATCCAAGGCGTGGTCGTTCGCGATGACCCGGGCTGGGCTTACGTCAACCACTCGTCGAATGTCGACTTCCTCGACAACGTCGCTCACAACACGACGGGCGCCGCTTACAACACCGAGGCGGGCGACGAGATCGGCTCGTTTGTGCGGAACATCGCTATCCGCACGGTGAACCCGAGCGGCAATCCCAACCCACCAGACATCGAGATCAACGAGGATCAGTCGCCTGACTTCCGGGTCCTGACCCAGGACTTCGGCTGGCAGGGCGACGGCTTCTGGTTTCACGGGGCCGGGGTGACGGTCGAGGACAACGTCGTGTCGGGCGCGTCTGGCCACGGCTTCATCTACTGGACGCTCGGACTCGTGGAGAAGGGGCTCGGTGAGAATCAGGTTCTTGCGGGCAACTTGCCCAACGGTCATCTCATCGGCGGCCCCGACACGCTCGTTCGCACGAAGCACGTGCCGGTTCCGAGCTTCGACGGCAACTCGACCTACAGCGCCCCGAAGGGCCTCCTCGTTGCTTACTTGCACACCGACAACCGTGACGAGAACGATGACCACTTTGTTGGAACGGGAGAGCTAGCGCCGGTCCCACAGAGCTACGAAGACACACTGCAATCGACGTTCTCCAACTACACCGCGTGGAACGTACCGCTCTCTGGTATCTCGGCGCCTTACTCCGGACGCCTGACGTTCGAGGGCATCGACGTGCTAGGGACGGGCGCCGAGGGCTCGGTCGGCATCAAGCTCGATCAGTTCGCCAACCAGAACGACATCACGGTCCGCAACATCAACGTGGACGGCTACCTCGTCGGTGTGGCCGCCCAACGCCAGGGAGAGGCGATCATCGACGGCGCTGTCATCTCGGCCCCGACCGGCATCCGTATCAGCGCGCCCAACACGAATGCTCGCAATCTGGAGATCAGCAACGTTCAGTTCGTGACGCCGAGCGGCCTGTTCGAGCCGGGGGAAGAGTGGATCCGGATCGACATGAACGAAGCGTGGGACATCGGGCTTGCCGGCGGGCTGTTTGGCATCGATGAGTTCTTTTACGACGAGGCGAC
The genomic region above belongs to Planctomycetota bacterium and contains:
- a CDS encoding G8 domain-containing protein codes for the protein MLACDPLLGDFNGDNAVNAADYTVWRDALASEVAPMTGADHSGDGVVGVEDYEIWRSNFGATATPMDHPGHGDPGHGSPHSPSPALMALVPDDQATNTVVANGLWSNPNVWSNQTLPTDGARIVIPHDYTVTVDSEITEEFKTIRIDGTLNFATDRDTELRVDTLVSTRTGELRIGDACNPVEADHTATIVFADDGAIDRTWDPNLLSRGALLHGKTTIHGAEKTAFLPLAAGGVAAGTMQITLASPPTGWRVGDQITIAGVDPNDPASDEVVTIAGIDGSTITLGTELVRDHIPPRADLEVHVANLTRNVQFTSENTDVQRRGHVMFMHTNDVDARYFSFRGLGRTDKSIELQDWRLVSDSEGSIGDLVEVQDLGGFNVRGRYSLHFHRGGPSGAPALIQGVVVRDDPGWAYVNHSSNVDFLDNVAHNTTGAAYNTEAGDEIGSFVRNIAIRTVNPSGNPNPPDIEINEDQSPDFRVLTQDFGWQGDGFWFHGAGVTVEDNVVSGASGHGFIYWTLGLVEKGLGENQVLAGNLPNGHLIGGPDTLVRTKHVPVPSFDGNSTYSAPKGLLVAYLHTDNRDENDDHFVGTGELAPVPQSYEDTLQSTFSNYTAWNVPLSGISAPYSGRLTFEGIDVLGTGAEGSVGIKLDQFANQNDITVRNINVDGYLVGVAAQRQGEAIIDGAVISAPTGIRISAPNTNARNLEISNVQFVTPSGLFEPGEEWIRIDMNEAWDIGLAGGLFGIDEFFYDEATLLYVPPVFQKDRITLNTPGYENVGLYFDSQSPSFRPIPAGGELSAFVPNELVGLTNAQLQQQYGISFSDVVWPAGTRPDALVPGARIGPASPSFEAVPSPS